From the genome of Nocardia sp. NBC_01503, one region includes:
- a CDS encoding ATP-grasp domain-containing protein — MAARVSLCFLVEEQYRRDGMPRSVIHQLRAWGHRVDVVRPGGELLDLNTLVERGHHDAWVLKTVSGGPGLGLLEAAAAAGLTTINDARSIRGVRDKARAAALAAAHGLPVPTTWAAARPRDLARIPAARFPLVVKPADGSSGRDVRVVERPEHLAAIDRADQGLLIAQPFVPNSGVDLKVYCVDGRIYATERTSPLHTGGRKAADRPVQLDPEIADIAARVGAVFGLDLYGIDVVRGPDGPIVVDVNDFPSFGQVPAAVPTVARAIVELARGGSAWQFTPRSRESRFEEPLAVGTL; from the coding sequence ATGGCGGCGCGAGTCAGTCTGTGTTTTCTGGTGGAAGAGCAATACCGCCGGGACGGCATGCCGCGCAGTGTGATTCACCAATTGCGTGCCTGGGGTCACCGGGTGGATGTGGTGCGACCCGGCGGGGAACTGCTGGATCTGAATACGCTGGTCGAGCGCGGACACCATGACGCGTGGGTGCTCAAGACGGTTTCGGGCGGACCGGGGCTCGGATTGCTGGAGGCGGCCGCGGCGGCGGGGCTCACCACCATCAACGACGCGCGATCCATTCGCGGGGTGCGCGATAAGGCCCGCGCGGCAGCGCTTGCCGCCGCCCACGGTCTACCGGTGCCGACCACCTGGGCGGCGGCGCGGCCGCGCGATCTGGCGCGGATTCCGGCCGCGCGATTCCCCCTCGTGGTCAAGCCCGCCGATGGCAGCTCCGGCCGCGATGTGCGGGTGGTGGAGCGACCCGAACATCTCGCCGCCATCGATCGGGCCGATCAGGGGCTGCTCATCGCGCAGCCGTTCGTGCCGAATTCCGGTGTGGACCTGAAGGTTTACTGTGTGGACGGGCGCATCTACGCCACCGAGCGCACCTCTCCGCTGCACACCGGCGGACGCAAGGCAGCTGACCGGCCAGTCCAGCTGGATCCCGAAATCGCGGATATCGCAGCGCGTGTCGGTGCGGTATTCGGATTGGATCTCTACGGGATCGATGTCGTGCGCGGTCCGGACGGGCCGATCGTGGTGGATGTCAATGACTTTCCGAGCTTCGGTCAGGTTCCGGCGGCGGTGCCGACCGTGGCACGCGCCATTGTCGAACTCGCGCGCGGTGGTTCGGCCTGGCAGTTCACGCCGCGATCGCGCGAATCCCGATTCGAGGAGCCGCTGGCGGTGGGGACCCTGTGA
- a CDS encoding acyl-CoA dehydrogenase family protein, whose amino-acid sequence MERGHYEDDHHAFAELARDFIRKEVAPHYLEWEEAGIVPREIFARAGALGLIGFAAPGEYGGLGVADFRFNQILIEEFMDADCAGVGLNFALHNDICAPYLTQLTDLEQRRRWVPGFVAGTSIAAIGMTEPGAGSDVAGITTAAVDMGDHYLVNGAKTFITNGINADLVITAVRTAPDRHRGLTLLVLERGMPGFDRGRNLEKLGLHSQDTAELIFTDVRVPKENTLGDPGRGFEYLMRNLPQERMQIAVACLARTRAALRATIEYVSTRTAFGQPIAAFQNTKFVLADVSTELSVAEAFIDKCVRELNAARLTPADAAKAKLWASEMEFRCLDRCQQLFGGNGYMREYPIARAAADARITRVYGGTSEIMREIIGRDLKPS is encoded by the coding sequence ATGGAACGAGGGCACTATGAGGACGATCACCACGCGTTCGCCGAACTGGCGCGCGACTTCATCCGCAAAGAGGTTGCGCCGCACTATCTGGAGTGGGAGGAGGCCGGCATCGTGCCGCGCGAGATCTTCGCCCGCGCGGGTGCACTCGGCCTGATCGGCTTCGCCGCGCCCGGCGAATACGGCGGCCTGGGTGTGGCGGACTTCCGTTTCAATCAAATCCTCATCGAAGAGTTCATGGATGCGGACTGCGCGGGCGTCGGTCTGAATTTCGCACTGCACAATGACATCTGCGCGCCGTATCTGACCCAGCTCACCGATCTCGAACAGCGACGGCGCTGGGTGCCCGGATTCGTCGCGGGCACCTCGATCGCCGCCATCGGTATGACCGAGCCGGGCGCGGGCTCCGATGTCGCCGGAATCACCACGGCGGCAGTCGATATGGGTGATCACTATCTGGTCAACGGTGCGAAGACCTTCATTACCAACGGGATCAACGCGGATCTGGTCATCACCGCCGTGCGCACCGCACCCGACCGCCACCGCGGCCTCACCCTGCTGGTCCTGGAACGCGGTATGCCCGGCTTCGATCGTGGCCGCAATCTCGAGAAACTGGGCCTGCACTCCCAGGACACCGCCGAACTGATCTTCACCGATGTGCGTGTCCCCAAAGAGAACACGCTCGGCGACCCGGGCCGCGGCTTCGAATACCTGATGCGCAACCTCCCCCAGGAGCGGATGCAGATAGCCGTGGCCTGTCTGGCCCGTACCCGTGCCGCCCTCCGCGCCACCATCGAATATGTCAGCACCCGAACGGCTTTCGGCCAGCCCATCGCCGCCTTCCAGAACACCAAGTTCGTGCTGGCCGACGTCTCGACCGAACTGTCGGTAGCGGAAGCCTTCATAGACAAGTGCGTCCGAGAGTTGAACGCCGCCCGCCTGACCCCTGCCGATGCCGCCAAAGCCAAACTCTGGGCGTCGGAAATGGAGTTCCGCTGCCTGGACCGCTGCCAGCAACTCTTCGGTGGCAACGGCTACATGCGGGAATACCCCATCGCCCGAGCCGCCGCCGACGCTCGCATCACCCGCGTGTACGGCGGCACCTCCGAGATCATGCGCGAGATCATCGGCAGGGATCTGAAACCGTCTTGA
- a CDS encoding CocE/NonD family hydrolase, translating into MPQENSPIGITADQVTRIATEGAWDAQGQVRPEAVQLATNLVEALRTRGGTDLLPAELNELVTRTLDIAVPSFPEIRTPEGYRLSAHMLRQIAPGKHPLVVVPAGWTPVGWPLFEYAYLNLALKGYHVLAYTPRGLGWTTIPNTNLPWFGTSEGKVKVAGQPDWEDGSLVLTHAIEQLDPNGVGFLGESYGSGISQLVAANDSRVDVVVALSTWGNLATSLYHNGTRHLRAVAALLSLTGGEQADKFDAQELDILAKFADDREMGDVVAWGTERAPERYAGERQVPTFFSNTWHESLFPANQTLTCFNKLAAPKRLNMWIGDHAAPEGPGLIAPGPNLPLREAYAWLDHHLKGESNGVDSWPEVSNQVMFAYGADGTGQTARRDESASWSEVTTSTRVLNLTGAEPDSDGGLRTDQAVGWERTFTVGKEPEVVSMDLPLMSTGQEEWKGNPKSYVIDDIDRGRALVWLTDELEAADSVVALRIRGIPRLRLTVDSAEESATVVAYLLDIDPSGAARIITHEPNTLRLGGAVAAEWELQAAAYDVGHMHRLMLVVDGLDPLYSTDSQPDSRITITSTESTPAQLDLPLG; encoded by the coding sequence ATGCCACAGGAAAACTCGCCCATTGGAATCACAGCCGATCAGGTCACCCGAATCGCGACGGAAGGGGCCTGGGACGCGCAGGGGCAGGTCCGCCCGGAAGCCGTACAGCTGGCCACCAATTTGGTGGAGGCACTGCGCACCCGCGGCGGCACCGACCTGCTCCCGGCGGAACTGAATGAATTGGTCACCCGGACCCTCGATATCGCCGTTCCGTCATTCCCGGAGATCCGGACGCCCGAGGGGTACCGGCTCTCGGCGCATATGCTGCGCCAGATCGCGCCCGGCAAACATCCGCTGGTGGTGGTCCCCGCCGGATGGACACCGGTGGGCTGGCCATTATTCGAGTACGCCTATTTGAATTTGGCACTCAAGGGCTATCACGTGCTGGCCTATACCCCGCGCGGCCTCGGCTGGACCACCATCCCGAATACCAACCTGCCCTGGTTCGGCACCTCCGAGGGCAAGGTGAAGGTCGCGGGACAACCGGACTGGGAGGACGGCAGCCTGGTCCTGACCCACGCGATCGAACAGCTCGACCCGAACGGAGTGGGCTTCCTGGGCGAATCCTATGGCTCCGGCATCAGCCAACTGGTCGCGGCGAATGACTCCCGGGTCGATGTCGTGGTCGCGCTGAGCACCTGGGGCAATCTCGCAACCAGCCTGTACCACAACGGGACTCGGCATCTGCGGGCCGTGGCGGCGCTGCTCTCGCTCACCGGCGGTGAGCAGGCGGACAAGTTCGATGCCCAGGAGCTGGACATCCTGGCGAAGTTCGCCGACGACCGGGAGATGGGCGATGTCGTCGCCTGGGGCACCGAGCGCGCCCCGGAACGCTACGCCGGGGAGCGTCAGGTCCCGACCTTCTTCTCCAATACCTGGCATGAGAGCCTTTTCCCGGCCAATCAGACGCTGACCTGCTTCAACAAACTCGCCGCACCCAAACGCCTGAATATGTGGATCGGCGATCATGCCGCGCCCGAGGGCCCCGGACTGATCGCGCCGGGGCCGAATCTGCCACTGCGCGAGGCGTATGCGTGGCTCGATCACCATCTCAAGGGTGAATCGAATGGCGTCGACTCGTGGCCGGAGGTCAGCAATCAGGTGATGTTCGCCTACGGCGCGGACGGCACCGGTCAAACCGCCCGGCGAGATGAGAGCGCGAGCTGGTCCGAGGTCACCACCAGCACCCGGGTGCTCAATCTTACCGGCGCGGAACCGGATTCGGACGGCGGGCTCCGGACGGATCAGGCCGTCGGCTGGGAGCGCACCTTCACCGTCGGCAAGGAGCCCGAGGTCGTCTCGATGGATCTGCCACTCATGTCGACCGGGCAGGAGGAGTGGAAGGGTAATCCGAAGAGCTACGTGATCGATGATATCGATCGCGGTCGCGCCCTGGTCTGGCTGACCGATGAGCTGGAGGCCGCCGATAGTGTTGTGGCCCTGCGCATTCGAGGGATTCCCCGGCTGCGACTGACCGTCGACAGTGCCGAGGAGTCGGCGACCGTGGTGGCGTATCTCCTCGATATCGACCCCTCGGGTGCGGCGAGAATCATTACACACGAACCGAATACGCTCAGGCTGGGCGGTGCGGTCGCCGCCGAGTGGGAGTTGCAGGCGGCCGCCTATGATGTGGGGCACATGCATCGGCTGATGCTGGTTGTCGACGGACTCGATCCGCTGTATTCCACCGACAGTCAACCTGATTCGCGAATCACCATCACCTCGACCGAGTCGACTCCCGCGCAGTTGGACTTACCGCTGGGCTGA
- the tuf gene encoding elongation factor Tu, translating to MAKQAFVRTKPHLNIGTMGHVDHGKTTLTAAITKVLAEQGGGSYVPFDRIDRAPEEIARGITINIAHVEYETATRHYAHVDMPGHADFVKNMITGAAQLDGAILVVSALDGVMPQTSEHVLLARQVGVEHIVVALNKADAGDGELLELVELEVRELLSAHGYDGDGLPVVPVSGLLALQGDPEWSRALLRLLAAVDEYIPMPVRYTDAPFLMPVENVLTITGRGTVVTGAIERGRVRMGDRVTVLGYGDSLESIVTGVETFGRTMESAEAGDNVALLLRGVQRGQVSRGQVVAALGSISMHTGFTASVRLLSAAQGGRRTPIVSGYRPQFYLRTGDVVGDVLLPEGRAQPGETVEMSVTLGRPVPLEPGLGFAIREGSRTVAAGTVLAVHE from the coding sequence ATGGCCAAGCAGGCTTTCGTGCGCACCAAGCCGCACCTGAACATCGGCACCATGGGGCATGTCGACCACGGCAAGACCACCCTGACCGCCGCCATCACCAAGGTGCTGGCCGAGCAGGGCGGCGGATCCTACGTTCCGTTCGATCGCATCGACCGGGCTCCGGAGGAGATAGCGCGCGGTATCACCATCAATATCGCGCATGTCGAATACGAAACCGCCACAAGGCATTACGCCCACGTCGATATGCCCGGTCACGCCGACTTCGTGAAGAATATGATCACGGGCGCGGCCCAGCTGGACGGCGCGATCCTGGTGGTCTCGGCCCTGGACGGTGTCATGCCGCAGACGTCCGAGCATGTATTGCTCGCCCGTCAGGTGGGTGTCGAGCACATTGTGGTCGCGCTCAACAAGGCCGATGCCGGGGATGGTGAGCTGCTGGAGCTGGTCGAGCTCGAGGTGCGGGAGCTGTTGTCCGCGCACGGCTACGACGGCGACGGCCTGCCGGTCGTCCCGGTCTCCGGATTGCTCGCGCTGCAAGGTGATCCGGAGTGGTCGCGGGCGCTGTTGCGGCTGCTCGCGGCGGTGGACGAGTACATTCCCATGCCCGTGCGCTACACCGACGCCCCGTTCCTCATGCCGGTGGAGAACGTGCTCACCATTACCGGTCGCGGCACCGTCGTGACCGGGGCCATCGAGCGTGGCCGGGTGCGCATGGGCGACCGGGTGACGGTGCTGGGCTACGGCGACAGCCTGGAGTCGATCGTCACCGGTGTCGAAACCTTCGGCCGCACCATGGAATCGGCGGAGGCGGGCGACAATGTGGCGCTGCTGCTGCGCGGGGTGCAGCGCGGGCAGGTCAGTCGCGGTCAGGTGGTCGCGGCGCTGGGCAGCATCTCCATGCATACCGGCTTCACCGCCAGTGTGCGACTGCTCAGCGCGGCGCAGGGCGGGCGGCGCACGCCTATCGTGAGCGGGTACCGGCCGCAGTTCTATCTGCGCACCGGTGACGTGGTGGGCGATGTGCTGCTGCCGGAGGGTCGGGCACAACCGGGGGAGACCGTCGAGATGTCGGTGACCCTGGGTCGTCCGGTACCGCTCGAGCCCGGTCTCGGCTTCGCGATTCGCGAGGGTAGCCGGACCGTCGCCGCGGGCACGGTGCTGGCCGTGCACGAATAG
- a CDS encoding DUF5995 family protein produces the protein MRAPSAFALSVACMVGSLIGIPAAAEPPQVDDSLGSRLVLGAANLPPMQALLQISRQLFPDRGPYVPWTYQLPPAPIPHTPAHGVCPSGSDQCIDDTIADMEARAKIMTRDCDDNAPLLLSYLHTTKGEREIARERGGFAYPEHVNDWSTTYAHHYFDAIDNYYVNGRPDLVPESWKQNFRASDDHSLTVFGNVAVAYNAHITHDLPIVIADMGVTAPDGHSYKPDHEKIDELLAEAEQGTVSELATRYGDADPAMRAPYEMEPLTGVAFGQVIQIWREYAWRGAEQLLLAPNQEARAAIEQQIDNLSNLLGDIILKLFARTDPGPHKSHCPAAGG, from the coding sequence ATGCGTGCTCCATCGGCATTCGCTCTTTCGGTGGCCTGTATGGTCGGATCGCTCATCGGCATTCCCGCCGCGGCCGAACCGCCGCAGGTCGACGATTCACTGGGTTCGCGGCTGGTGCTCGGTGCGGCGAATCTGCCTCCGATGCAGGCGCTTCTCCAGATATCGCGGCAGCTGTTTCCGGACCGCGGACCGTATGTGCCGTGGACCTATCAGCTGCCGCCCGCCCCGATTCCGCACACCCCCGCGCACGGCGTCTGCCCGAGCGGCTCCGATCAATGTATCGACGACACCATCGCCGATATGGAGGCGCGGGCGAAGATCATGACGCGGGACTGCGACGACAACGCGCCCCTGCTGCTGAGTTATCTGCACACCACCAAGGGTGAGCGTGAAATCGCCCGGGAGCGTGGCGGATTCGCCTATCCCGAGCATGTGAACGATTGGTCGACGACCTACGCGCACCACTACTTCGACGCCATCGACAACTATTATGTGAACGGCCGCCCGGATCTGGTTCCCGAGTCCTGGAAACAGAACTTCCGCGCCTCCGACGACCACTCGCTCACGGTGTTCGGCAATGTAGCGGTCGCCTACAACGCGCACATCACCCACGATCTGCCGATCGTCATCGCCGATATGGGTGTGACCGCCCCCGACGGACACTCGTACAAGCCCGACCACGAGAAGATCGACGAGCTGCTCGCCGAAGCGGAACAGGGCACCGTCTCCGAGCTCGCGACCCGCTACGGCGATGCGGACCCGGCGATGCGCGCACCCTATGAGATGGAGCCCCTCACCGGCGTCGCCTTCGGTCAGGTGATCCAGATCTGGCGCGAATACGCTTGGCGCGGAGCCGAACAGCTCCTGCTCGCACCGAATCAGGAGGCGAGGGCGGCGATCGAGCAGCAGATCGACAACCTCT
- the sigJ gene encoding RNA polymerase sigma factor SigJ yields MTDPQLGAVISERRQLINLAYRLLGSLAEAEDVVQETYARWYALPERQREDVANPGAWLTTVASRICLDLLGSARARRERYVGEWIPEPVPDRSEWVGSPTPPDPADRVTLDESIGMAFLVVLDSMTPAERVAFVLHDVFRYSFAEVAEIVGRTPAACRQLASSARRRIHTSRTPTTAERADVVKDFKQAWESSDIEALITLLDPGAIATADSGGLALAFRAPIIGGLEIASAWMRLAARVGDITLLERTVNGQPGLVAELDGTIVSVYAFDIADNRITRIWVIRNPDKLRPWTAN; encoded by the coding sequence ATGACCGATCCGCAACTGGGTGCGGTGATCAGTGAGCGCCGCCAGTTGATCAACCTCGCCTACCGCCTGCTGGGTTCGCTGGCCGAGGCCGAGGACGTGGTGCAGGAGACCTACGCCCGCTGGTACGCACTCCCCGAGCGTCAGCGCGAGGATGTGGCCAATCCGGGGGCGTGGCTGACCACCGTCGCCAGTCGCATCTGCCTCGACCTACTCGGCTCTGCCCGCGCCCGCCGCGAACGCTATGTGGGCGAATGGATTCCGGAGCCGGTCCCCGACCGATCCGAATGGGTCGGCTCCCCCACACCCCCCGACCCCGCCGACCGGGTCACCCTCGACGAGTCGATAGGTATGGCCTTCCTGGTCGTCCTGGACTCCATGACCCCCGCCGAACGAGTCGCCTTCGTCCTGCACGACGTGTTCCGCTACTCCTTCGCCGAAGTGGCCGAAATCGTGGGCCGCACCCCCGCCGCCTGCCGCCAACTGGCCTCCTCCGCCCGCCGCCGCATCCACACCTCCCGCACCCCCACCACCGCCGAACGCGCCGACGTGGTCAAGGACTTCAAACAAGCCTGGGAATCCAGCGATATCGAAGCCCTCATCACCCTCCTGGACCCCGGAGCGATCGCCACCGCCGACAGCGGCGGCCTGGCCCTGGCCTTCCGCGCCCCCATCATCGGCGGCCTCGAAATCGCCTCCGCCTGGATGCGACTCGCCGCCCGCGTAGGCGACATAACCCTGCTCGAGCGCACCGTGAACGGCCAACCCGGCCTGGTAGCCGAACTCGACGGCACCATCGTCTCCGTCTACGCCTTCGACATCGCCGACAACCGCATCACCCGAATCTGGGTAATCCGCAACCCGGACAAACTCCGCCCCTGGACCGCGAACTAG
- a CDS encoding nuclear transport factor 2 family protein, whose protein sequence is MQTPNDFRTLADRVEIAALPGEFTDAVMVRDFDRLASLFTEDAVLSIPAAGIVVRGGDVRTRMRTMQDAWEYFIQHTHPGAIEIDGDTATGRAHICELGKLKTGAAHVNYAIYHDTYRRTSDGWKFTERVYEIRYLDSSPLAGGPLEANGLAITPEQLHAR, encoded by the coding sequence ATGCAGACCCCGAACGACTTTCGTACCCTCGCGGACCGCGTCGAAATCGCCGCGCTACCGGGTGAATTCACCGACGCGGTCATGGTGCGCGACTTCGACCGCCTGGCATCGCTGTTCACCGAGGACGCGGTCCTCAGCATTCCCGCGGCCGGAATCGTGGTGCGGGGCGGCGATGTCCGCACCCGGATGCGGACCATGCAGGACGCCTGGGAGTACTTCATCCAGCACACCCATCCGGGCGCCATCGAAATCGACGGCGACACCGCCACCGGCCGCGCCCACATCTGCGAGCTCGGCAAACTGAAAACCGGTGCCGCACACGTGAATTACGCGATCTACCACGACACCTACCGCCGCACCTCCGACGGCTGGAAGTTCACCGAGCGCGTCTACGAGATCCGCTACCTCGACAGCTCACCGCTGGCGGGAGGTCCGCTGGAGGCGAACGGCCTCGCCATCACCCCCGAGCAACTGCACGCACGGTAA
- a CDS encoding purine-nucleoside phosphorylase, with the protein MTSRRQKFAVALGVAALAVAGCSGSSGGDPGKIDVGVLVITMFDPENQVWLQREQLPTTVEVPGAYKPVRCNNDHLCVAETGQGKANAATTMMAILGSGKFNFDKAYFLTAGIAGTPPDQGTLGSAVWARWVVDFDLGNHLDPAEAPGVPFGYRPVEDYNTAAFQLDESLVDRVFDATREATLADSPEAAADRAKYPGQQDRKPTVMKCDTMTGDDFYSGKPLSDTARYIMDLRTKGQGAYCTTQMEDNATAAALKAHGYLDRYVSLRTVSNFDQPYPGQSVVDHIDHSTSGFELGLDNAYTVGRAAADYLLKNPPEK; encoded by the coding sequence ATGACCTCACGTCGCCAGAAGTTTGCCGTCGCGCTGGGAGTGGCCGCGCTCGCCGTGGCCGGATGCTCGGGAAGTTCTGGCGGCGACCCCGGCAAGATCGATGTCGGCGTCCTGGTCATCACCATGTTCGACCCGGAGAACCAGGTCTGGCTGCAGCGCGAACAGTTGCCGACCACCGTCGAGGTCCCGGGCGCGTACAAACCGGTGCGGTGCAATAACGATCACCTCTGCGTGGCCGAGACCGGTCAGGGCAAGGCCAATGCCGCCACCACCATGATGGCGATTCTGGGCAGCGGCAAATTCAACTTCGACAAGGCGTACTTCCTGACCGCGGGTATCGCGGGCACCCCGCCCGACCAGGGCACGCTCGGTTCGGCGGTCTGGGCGCGCTGGGTGGTCGATTTCGATCTCGGCAATCACCTCGACCCGGCCGAGGCTCCCGGCGTCCCGTTCGGTTACCGTCCCGTCGAGGACTACAACACCGCGGCTTTCCAGCTCGATGAATCGTTGGTGGACAGGGTATTCGACGCCACCCGCGAGGCCACCCTCGCCGACAGTCCCGAGGCCGCCGCCGATCGTGCCAAGTATCCGGGCCAGCAGGATCGCAAACCCACGGTCATGAAGTGCGACACCATGACCGGCGACGACTTCTACTCCGGAAAACCGCTCTCGGATACCGCCCGCTACATCATGGATCTGCGCACCAAGGGGCAGGGCGCCTACTGCACCACCCAAATGGAGGACAATGCCACCGCCGCGGCGCTGAAAGCCCATGGCTACCTTGACCGTTACGTCTCACTGCGCACGGTGAGCAATTTCGACCAGCCGTATCCGGGGCAATCCGTGGTCGACCATATCGACCATTCCACCTCGGGCTTCGAACTCGGACTGGACAACGCGTACACGGTGGGTCGCGCCGCCGCCGACTATCTGTTGAAGAATCCACCCGAGAAGTGA
- a CDS encoding ATP-grasp domain-containing protein — protein sequence MRIGLLTGDPNHPLLTETAALLSADGHRIEHLAPDTPAPPSDPADIYLLKARTPGALALARALENAGVPVLNSAAATEFCQDRAFMAERAVQAGFPFAHTGVLPDPGHLDDFDHPLVIKSRHSRRGDLVTRVADPAELAAVQRLWPEEPIVVQDFTPGTGWDHKLWVIGDQVFAALRQSEFAPEPRLPDRHSSIPHPWADLALAVGEAFELEVYGVDMLEVAGSPVIIDVNAFPGMRGRSGAPRALAERVLTFRSVETNRFACVAS from the coding sequence ATGCGTATCGGTCTTCTCACCGGTGACCCGAATCATCCGCTGCTCACCGAAACGGCCGCTCTGCTCAGCGCGGACGGTCACCGGATCGAGCATCTTGCACCGGATACCCCGGCGCCGCCGTCGGATCCGGCCGATATCTACCTGCTCAAGGCCCGCACTCCCGGTGCCTTGGCCTTGGCCCGCGCGCTGGAGAACGCCGGTGTGCCGGTACTGAATTCGGCCGCCGCCACCGAATTCTGCCAGGATCGCGCCTTCATGGCCGAGCGCGCCGTGCAGGCCGGATTCCCCTTCGCGCATACCGGGGTGCTGCCGGATCCGGGGCACCTCGATGATTTCGACCATCCGCTCGTGATCAAGAGTCGGCACAGCCGCCGCGGTGATCTCGTCACCCGGGTCGCCGATCCCGCCGAACTCGCGGCCGTTCAGCGGCTGTGGCCCGAGGAGCCGATCGTGGTGCAGGACTTCACCCCCGGCACGGGCTGGGATCATAAACTCTGGGTGATCGGCGATCAGGTCTTCGCGGCACTGCGGCAATCCGAGTTCGCACCTGAACCCCGACTGCCCGACCGGCATTCGTCGATCCCGCATCCGTGGGCGGATCTGGCGCTGGCGGTGGGCGAAGCCTTCGAGCTGGAGGTCTACGGGGTGGATATGCTCGAGGTGGCGGGCTCGCCGGTGATCATCGATGTGAACGCCTTCCCCGGAATGCGTGGACGATCCGGAGCGCCCCGCGCGCTGGCCGAACGCGTGCTGACATTTCGTTCGGTCGAAACCAACCGCTTTGCATGTGTCGCATCATGA
- a CDS encoding NADPH-dependent FMN reductase, which yields MTRIGIILGSTRPNRNGSQVAQWVLDLASRRSDAEFELIDLRDHPLPHLDEAVPPMFGPSVNAHTREWAERIGAFDGFVIVTPEYNRGIPGVLKNAIDHVFAEWTDKAVGFVSYGAGGGACAVQQLRQVCGALGMADVGRQVVISVLTDFENHATFAPKDQHVASLGLLLDQVIAWTEALAPLRQSAPDTTLVNS from the coding sequence ATGACAAGAATCGGCATCATCCTCGGTAGTACCCGCCCCAACCGTAACGGCTCGCAGGTGGCGCAATGGGTGCTGGACCTGGCATCGCGGCGAAGCGATGCCGAGTTCGAACTGATCGACCTGCGTGACCATCCACTCCCGCATCTGGACGAGGCGGTGCCCCCGATGTTCGGCCCGTCCGTCAACGCGCACACCCGCGAATGGGCCGAGCGCATCGGCGCGTTCGACGGCTTCGTCATCGTCACCCCCGAGTACAACCGCGGTATTCCGGGCGTGCTGAAGAACGCCATCGACCACGTGTTCGCCGAATGGACCGATAAGGCGGTCGGATTCGTCTCCTACGGGGCGGGCGGCGGCGCCTGCGCGGTGCAACAGCTGCGGCAGGTCTGCGGTGCGCTGGGCATGGCCGATGTGGGCCGTCAGGTCGTCATCTCGGTGCTCACCGACTTCGAGAACCACGCCACGTTCGCGCCGAAGGATCAGCACGTCGCATCGCTGGGCCTGCTGCTCGACCAGGTCATCGCCTGGACCGAAGCCCTCGCCCCGCTGCGGCAGTCCGCACCGGACACCACTCTCGTCAACTCCTAG